The DNA window TCCTTCATGTGATGTGACGTGTTCGCCGTGTTCGTGTTCATCCGATGGGCCTCGCGATGACCGCATGAGCTGAGTAGCCCGGGCCCACTGAAAGCGGGTCCACGTACGTCTCCCCTGCTCGTCGCCACGGCCCACTGCGTCTGTTCTCTGAGTGGAAGGGCACATCAAGCAAGTGCCAACTCCGGAGCAAGTAGTAACACACATGAAACAAAACCAGAGTACCTGTCTACCAGACTAGTTCTCGCCGATGCTTCAGCATACGTTGCCTGTGCGAAGCATGCTTGCAACATGTTCAGACAGCTGAATAACCCACCCCTCGGTGTCGTTCTACGCGTCTAGTTAAGCTGCAACGGCCTTTCCAAGCTCCTGAACCCCGGCAAGCAATACGGCTAACTTTCCTGCAGTTGCAGCAAGAGCAGCTAGCATTCAGTTATCTGCCTGTGAGTgaagagaaggaaaaagaacagAGATTGCCTCCACTGTAAGCTGCTGTAATGCACTtgttttttttgtgtgtgtgtttttCTCGAAACATGATTGCAAGTTTCTGCATTGCACTTGCAAGTGCCAACATATTCAGACTGCTAGTATTCAGTTACCTGCTGTGGAAATCCTCAGAAGCAGATCGACGAAATGGAATCGATCTACCATGACGAACCCGTGAGTGGCACACTGGCGGAGTAATCCACTCCGATAACAAGTGGGATATTGGGCAAGGCGAATCCAGGTCACTGTAATGATGTGCTCGGACCTGCGAGTGAAGAAGAGGAACAGAGATTTCACGGTGAAAGCTCTGTTTCTCCTCTCATGGCGGAGGTAGCAGCCTCAGACAGCTTCGCTGCTGCGGCACAGTGTCCTATGAGTAGTGACGACGGCCGCTTAGGCTGCCGTGTTCCAGGAAGAGGAGCCGCCGCGGCCATTTGCGGGCGCTCAAGCGCGCTGCGAATCTCACGGCTTGCTGCGGGATCGGAGCAAAACAAACGAGTGGAGATCCCGTGTTAGGAAGGCGCCTGATTGAAGAACGGGTCTCTGCGCTTGCGCCCAGAACGGAGacggcgaggacggcggcggccgacgGTGGGCCGCagggaatcgagccgagccgcccgAATTAGGGAGCCTTTTGCAAATATTCAATCCAAACTTTTTAAAAAACACCCCtaaattggatcgcgattattaatcgcgatccgattcaTGGGGTATTTTGCAAATATTTGATCCAGTATTGTAAAAAATACccctaaatcggatcgcgatcaataatcgcgatccaattgAGGGGGTGTTTTGCAAATATTTCATCCGTTATTTTACAAAAAAGGACCCCGATCGTGTAACCAAGGGCTTTTCAAAAATATTTCGGGCGGCGCTGGATCAGCCGACGAGCCCGCGCGGTCGCGGCCCGCCGCCGCTGATCTCTGCTAACTCCGTGCCGTCATGTGTGCCGCTCGACTGCTCGAGTCTCCGTCGTTATTCGCTCGCGCAACGCCTAGCCATTTTCCCGGCTCCTCGCGCGCGCCGCTCGCGGCCCAAGCTCCAGCGGAGATGCCGCcgcagcggcgccggcgcgtcggGAGCTCGGTGCCCGTGATGGTGGCGGACCTCCTGTATAGAGGCCGGCGAGGCGTCTAGCTTGGGCCGGCTCTTGCTGCAGCATTGTAGACGACCTGCGTGTACTGGGACATCTGACGACAGAGCGAGAAGAGCAGACCTGGGCTCCGGGCGGCCAGGCTCCGCTCATCGACGAACCCACACACGGAGGCCATCACCATGCGCCGCATCGCCGGTGTACTACAGGGAAATAAAGGAGGCGGGCACGCGACGCAGCCACAGCGTATGCGTCTGAGCTCTGAAGCAATGACATGCCCAGCGTACCAAGGAAGCAGAAAGGGGCGACAAGATCATACTGACATGAACTTTCAGATGTAAAACTCATGTGCTCGTCCGAGAAAACTTTCAGAGTATGCCATGCATTTTCAGCTAAAGCTTAGAAGCCTTCAACAGCAGATTCACTGAACTAAGGAGCAGCACAGAGCAAATCagcattccccccccccccccctcccgtTAATGACACAAAAGGATCACCTGCAACGACATTGGTGTGCAGTTTTGCTGGCATTGCAATTCAATTAAACATTTGCTGCCAGCAAGTGTCGTTCCCCATTCATTACCAAGCGCGGCCGCCCATGCCAACATGTTCAGAAACTGAATAGTTGATGCGTTCTGTTCGTCCAGATGCTCATGGAACGTCAATGGCAGCAGCATTGAAGGTTTTTGTTGTTCAAATCAACAGAAGTCTTGGCGTGGATGGACCCGGGCAGCATTCAGTATCGCTGATGACATTAAAGCTAGGCATGGTTACCTACCTGATCACAAAATCATCACTACTGTGCCATAGAAATTCCTGTCGCAGCTTCAAATTACTGTGCCATACATGGATCCCTGTACTCTTCATAATATATACTACTATATATTGCCCTTTATTTTGTTGAAAGAAACACATGCATTTGTTCAGATGCTTACATCCCTTGGCTCTCCCGATTACGGCAGTAATCCATAACCATAGTATTATAGTAGTAAATATCCAAATCTCAATTATCCAAACCTAGAAAGTACTGCAACGTATTCAAGAAAATCACATGTTCTTAGATCTATCCAAACTTCAAGAACTAGTTAAGTACTCATTATTAATACTCTGGCGGCACGCTATAAACGGACAATTCCTATCGTCGCCTAGACTTGATTAACTAAATGGAGATCAGTTGAGGATTGGGATTACATCCTCACTCCACTCCGCCCTTCAGTATTCGTTGCCTGTGCATAGGTAGCTTGCTTGCCAACATGTTCAGACAGCTGGATAACAAATCAATTCCCATCTTGTCGTTCTGCGCATCTAGTTAAGCTGCAAGTCTGCAACATCAACTCCAAGCTACTGAACCCAGATAAGCAGCACATGACGTCCATGACGCTCGTGCACGCCGAGCTTTCCTGCAGTGGCAAAAAGAGCAGCCAACATTCAGTTATCTGCCTGCGTGTGAAGAGTAGGAACAGATTGACTTCATCCCACTCCACTCTAATGTTGCTGGATGCCTGGATCCTCGACTAGAGCGTAAGCGTATGCAGTCGGACTGTCGGAGTCGGATAGAGGGAGAAACAAAACATTTCATGAGGAAAGCTCTGATTCACCTCTCATCTCATGGCGGAGCTAGCAGCTACCATCGCCGCACCAGGACATGGCACAGGTTCCAATGTACGGATATGACTGCCGCGTAGGCTGCGGTGTTCCGGGAggagacgccgccgccgcgcccgcatgTGTGCCATCAAGCACGCGGCAAATCGCGCGGCTGCCCGAGCAAAGAAGAGGAATGGAAAGATCTTGTGCTAGGAAGGGACCTGAGCGAAGGACGAATCTTTGTGCTTCCCACTGGAAGGGAACAtggggaggacggcggcggccgccgcccgaCCGAATCAGGGGTCTTTCTGAAAATATACGATCCTAAAATTTACAAAACGACCCCTAATTCGGATCGTGACtactaatcgcgatccaaataagggggttttctgtaaacATTTGATCCGGTATTTATAAAAAAGCCCCTATCTTGGATCGCGATTAAAAGTCACGATCCGGACTAGGGGGCGTATTGTAAATTTTCTGAGCCGGCGCCGGAGCAGGCGACGAGATCGCGGTGCCGCCGGCAACCTCCGCTAGCTCCGCTTCCATGAGCCGCACGGGAGCAGATTCATTCGCCAATCCGTTCCTCAGGCTCCCCGCGCGCACCGCTCAAGGTCCACGCTCCTTCGGAGATGCTGCCCGCCGGAGCCAACTATTCGGTGACACAGCAACACCGCCACCAAGGCAGCAATAATCGTTGGCGGATGAGAACCAGCAGCATCGGAAGGGACACCGGCTGCTGACGCCGGCAACCGCAAGAACAAATGGTCGGAGGCGGCGGCCTTGAAGAAGGAGAGGATTCGGATTTCCGGCCCGATCTTCAGGTTTGGCCTCTCCGGCCGCCGAGACGCAGCACTTGGCTGCGGCTGACCTCTCTGCCATGGACTCTCAGCTCTCAGCCCCAGATAGTGGGCGCTTGGAAGGAGCTTTGCCTGCCAGAGCAATGGAAGGAGAGCAAGGTTCCTCAATTTGTCATCCTGGGCTCAGGCAGGTTCTGCATCGcaaggttcttcttcttcccaactACGAACCTGGACGACCTTAGCCATTGACATCAGGTTCTGAATCGTCTGGTTTTACTCTGGTAAGAATTTTGCTGTCTTTTGACTGGTGTGGAGGTGGTGCCGCGTGACCCTGATGTCAAAATGGCAGTGGCGGCCATGGGAAAGCGGAACTCCGAATGATCCCTCACAGATTAATACGTGTAAACAGTACAAGCATAGAGGCATTTTTCTGAAGGAAAAAAAGACTTGTACATGAAAGGATTTACGTAGTGTTCTAGTTTAGGACTTGTACATGAAAGGATTTACATATTGTTGTATTGTCTCGTGTGATAGTAGATTCCGAATCAATTAATTTAATCCTGCATTTATGTGGAAATCTTTATCATAGGTTATCTTCTGCAGTGGTAAATTGCATCGTCTTCAGCCTGCCTAGCCTCCCAGGCAGCAGCTCTGTGCGTGCTGCCAGGCTAGCGGACCGAACTCGCAGCTCCCTGGAGGCAAAGACAACTAGACAAGTTCATCGAGTCATAGTACAGAGAAATGGCCGAACAGCGCCACCAATCGCAAATCTTTTAACTCAGGAAAAGCAGAAAAACGACGAAAATGAAAATGCCAAGCAAGTCTTACAGCGAAACCAGCAATTCATGGCTAATAACCGAGACATTGTTCACAACATCAATACAACATAAAATCCCAGCACCTCCGAAGGCAAGAGGATCATCTACTGGACTCCGCCAAATCTAGGAAATAGTACTGACTGGGCAGACACGGTGAAGGCGAAAACACCGGCCAGGTACAGTAAGTCGTTTGATAGATACCATATATTTGCAGTTTTGTGATATAATTGAACCTTGCAGGGGCCTGATGTTTTCACATAGTTATGTGTATGGCACAGCGTTCTCCTCTCAGCTTGGACCTCCATGTAGTATGTGTGGTGTAGAGGAAGCCACAGAGTCCACTAGTCTTCTATATGCAGGTCTAGATGTATGAAGCTGTCGGACGAAGATGGTAGTTTGTCGACCATGTTCACTTGAAAGGTGCGAAGAGAATTGATGAGTTGTGCCCACCAAATCCGAATGAGTTGGATAGTGCCACATTCACTTCACATCTCTCCTTCTGTGGTCCTACCAAGACGCCCACGTCCTGTATCAAGATCAACATTGATACATTCATATTAGCTCCATATTGAGTTGATATTTGAAACTGCACGCCATTCAACTTATAGATCCCCTGTAGATTTTGCTCTTTTGTATCTAGCTCCTTTAGTAGAAGTAGAAAGTAGATAAGATGACATTAAATCTTGCATCACTAAAGGAGCTTACCACAATATCCTCTGGATTTTCTAAATTCAGATTTGGATGGACCCAACCAGTTCTTATAGCCTGCAATGAACAACAAAGTTGAGGCCCACCATGCTTGCATTGAAACCCATAACAAAGCACATGCATTGGCATGCTTCTATTCATGCGGATTGTAGCCAAAAACACCCAAAGAACAGGAGTTGTGGTAAATTGTAACAAAGAATGAGATACAGTTCATGGCTATATGAGAATAAACCCAAACACCTCATGTTTATTGCAAAAGCACCAGCATATCTGCTATATCATATTTAATATCCTTGGTTTATGATAATTGGAGTAATATCCAAATGACCAATGCCTATGAATCTTCTAAAAAAGTATGAGGATTCTGGGTTAAGAAAAGATAAATAAATAGGAGcaagaaaaatatatatgtGTCTGTAAATAATTTCATCCAGACAGCCACAAAGCAATCTACAAACAAGGCAGATGTAGTTGAAGATAATTTTAGAATAACTTAGCTTCAGTGCCACTACGTCAAACAAATATTTCAATTGAAGGGTAATATTAAGTGATGTGCTTGTTTTCCTAGGCAACAAATTGTAGCAGGTGATGTGCCCATTTTTCTTCAGTTACAGAGTTTTCGTCTTCCAACAAATTACCAATCGCACTGGAAATCACTACACTGGATAAATAGAAAAATACAATGGACAAGGAGAATTCAACACCATAAATGCCTAATTTGTACTCAATGGAGTAAAATTTTGCATTAGTGATACAATAGTACCGAGTAAATATGGCCCCTGTAAGAGTAAAAAGAATTCCTTACTTGTATAGAAGCAACTGCTTCAATTCCACCAGCTGCTCCTATAAGATGGCCAGTCATTGATTTTGTTGAGTTCACCCTTAGCTGCATCCCAGAAAAAAAGAGATTTAGATGGATACTTTATAAAATTACTGTAAAATCGCTAGCACCAGGTGGCATACTTGAGGATTCTGGCCGAAACAACGCACAATAGCTTCGTACTCCTTCAAGTCACCCGATTGTGTAGATGTTGCATGTGCATTCACATAGTTGATTTCCTCCCTTGCTACCCCGGCATCAGCTAGTGCCTTTTCGATGCAGAGAGTAATCCCTCTTCCTGATATTGAATTAATGAAAATGCTAGCATCAGAGTCCCGTTAGATTTTTAGGTAGGAAAAGAACAGGGAAGAGCATGGCAGAGCCAAGATATACACTTCACCTTCAGGATGTGGCTCAGTCATGTGGTAAGCATCACATGTAAAGCTTCCACCAAGAAATTCAGCATATATTTTTGCACCTCTTTCCTGAAAGAATATGCAGAGATCTCAGGAGGAAGAGTATACACTTCACCTTCAGGATGTGGCTCAGTCATTGAGCTGGAAACAAGCAGCAGAAGGATATATATAGAGGGACAACAGTAATTGTATGTTTAAAACCTTAGCATGCTCAAGTTCCTCCAATACGAGGACACCAGCCCCTTCCCCCATAACAAAACCATCACGGTCCTGCAACATGAAAGATAAATTATCTCAAAATAGCACAATAAATGGACCAAGCCAGCAAGTTATTTAAACCAACACGGTGCTGATGTGCTTGTAATAAATTATGGTAACAATTATCAGCCAGCAAAATTTTGTTAAGAAACTGACCATTTGAATCAAATCGGTAGGGAGAATACACATGAAGTAAATCATTCAACTACTTTGATTATAAGAGTTGGACAACAAAATGTACTAACCATGTCCCAGGGCCGGGAAGCTTTTGTTGGATCACTGTTTCTCTGTGAAAGAGCCCTGCAAGCCACAAAACCTCCCAATCCTGCATTACACATGGTTAAAACACTTGAAACTACAAAAATCAAGATATTACAGAAATCGGAGTCAGAAGAATGATGAACTGAGGCCACGAACCAATTGGGATAAGAGGTGCATCAGATCCACCACAGAGCATAACATCCTAAAAAATGATAAATAAGGTCACAAACAGAAGTTAAGTCATAGAGAACATGGAAGGTTTAAGTTACTTACAGCTTCCCCTCTTCTGATGTGGTTTGCTGCATTGAGGATACAGAAGTTACTGGTAGCACAAGCAGTGGAAATAGAATAATTTGGTCCCATCCATCCCTATAAATCACAGAAAGCATAGCTGTGGTGATCGCTGTTATCCACAAATAAATTATACAGAAGAATGAAAGGAGAGATCATGTCGCACCAGATCCATTGCAAGGATTGCAGAGCCCATGTTTGTAGTTGCAAAGGGAACACAAAATGGGTTCATTTTCTTGTAAGAGACCCTCAGTGCTTCAATTGCATCATTAAAAACCTGCATGGAAGTCCAGCATAACTTGTATGAGATTATGGGAAACAGGTATCCATGGATGGTCAAAATCGTTGAGATATAACAAATTCTAGTATATTGAGAATAGAAACCTTCATGCCGCCCATCGCAGAACCAATGAGAACACCACATCTGGTTTTGTCCAACTCACTCCTGAGTTCTTCAGTTAGTCCACCATTTTCTAGTGCCTTCTTTCCAGCAGTTATTAAATATAGCATAAACTTGTCCATCCGCTTAGCAAGCTTAGGTGCAACCCAACCATCAGTAGAAAAGGATTTTATCTCTCCTGCAATTCTCTGTATTATAGTCCAAATGTCAACCATTGTGTGATAATCTTTGACCAAATTGCAAAACCAGCCCTGACACTACTCCCCAAAATTGAAGGAAATCATGTGCTCTGTATTACCGTGGGGAAGTTGGAGCAGTCAAACCTCTCTATCTCGCTGATTCCACTAACTCCATCAAGAAGGTTGTTGTAAAACACATCGGGATCATGGCCCAATGGTGTCACTACACCCATGCCAGTGACAACCACCCTCCTTTGTTTGATATCAGGTTTCTTCTTTTCAATAACACTTCTTTCAGCTTGTAAGGCAACAGCCATGGCCATTCCTGCAAACCATAACCAATTTTGTTGAGACCCTTGTCTGCTTGAGTGAAAAACAAACGGCACCTGAAGAGGTGTGAACAAACATGCAAACAGTATAAAACTAAAGAAACAAACGGAGGGAATATGTTTGCTTGATAGAAGATGGGCATAACAAATGTGACTCTTATTGCATGATTTATTTTTAGCATTTTGGAGTCTTCCACGCCCACCCTTTCTGTTTTATATAGCAATGAGCAACACCCGTTCTATCTCAATTTTCAAGTCAAACTCTGTGCTAATAACAAACGAAACAAGAACAAGCAGAGCCAGACAAGCTGAAAGAAAACTATGTTGAAGTCACCAGTTCAGCAGTAGCCACAAGCGAATGCATCCCAAGCAGAAGCAGGGGAACTGGACAGCGAGGCCAAAACCAGAAGCGGGCTATGCTACTACTCACGATACCAAGAATCCAATATCCTCAGCACAATCCAAGGAATAATCCTACTACTCCACTCGCATTACGCATCGAAAACGCATAATGACAGCCCGGGGCAGGATAAAAATGGCACATTTACCCCCGGGCGATACTACCGATGCTCTGAGATTACACTAGGATTCGAACGTACGGGCATGCAAGGATCCAGCAAAGCGAACAAAGGACATGCGGCGACCAAATGCTGAGTGTGTCTCATCTCACCAgagcgcgccgcgccgcgccgccgcgcaccgaggcggcggcgctcacGGCCCTGGCCAAATATGGCGTCGCCCCCAGCGCCGCTTCCACCAGCGCAGCAATGCTTCTGCTTGTGCTCGTCGGAGTCGCATGCCGCGGACAAGCACGCGGCTACGAGCCACGTGCAGAGAGGAGTCGCCACGGCCGCCATTGCCCGTCCCCCGGTGTGTCGCGCCGCTCCCGCTCACCGCCTGCTGGATCCCGCCCACAAGAAGGGGCCGCACGGGTCACTCGGATTCAGCGGCGCGGGCACCGGGCGGCCGCGCGACAGTCCAAGAACGGCGGAGGCCAAGAACCCGGAGCACGACGAGATGCGGGGGCGGCGAACGGGCGATGGCTCGGGGCCGAAGAAACGAACGAGGCCGGAGAATGGAGCACGCGGAGGAGGCGCGTCGATCTcacgaggagaggaggaggctcGCGCGCATCGGAGGGGCGTAGGCGGGAGCCGCCATTGGCAGTGCCAAGTGCTCGACGGGAGGAGTGGAGGGACGGGGACGACTGGAGGAGGGGGTTGGGGGAGTTTAATATAGGAGGAGGAGAAAAATGGGAGATTTTTCGGtgaatttttttaaaatctttttcctatttcttttccagTATTTCTCTCAGCACTTTTGTCCTTTTTCAGCCCCTTGTgattttattattttttgttCCTTAGGTGGGCCCCATTTGATTTGATTCTGAGATGTTTAGGCTTGGACATGCTAGTTACTTAAGTCCAGCTGGGATGGGATCATGATGGTTTTAAGGGGCAGGAGCTTGGGGATTTGTTTTCTCCTGAGTGATTTCTTTTGTTTTTATTTTTTGGTTTGGGTTTGGTTGGTGAGACTAGAGATAGACTGTGGATGTGCATGTGTAggagagagagatagagagagagagagaggaaaagtTTTGTTTTCTTTGGATTTAGTAGTTATTTTGGATGGAGGATGAGGACAGTTATTTTGGAATTTGATGCCAAGCATTTTGGCAGTCTAGCGTcacccgagagagagagagagggagagagggagagagtgaTAGAGAGATTGAGATTTTGGGTAACACCGGAGTTCATATCTTTATCATGGGTAAGTAAGAGTAGAGGTGCCAGTTTGCTGGATCCATCAGGCCGGACAGGCTAAATAAACAAATAATATTGTTTTCCGTATGGAGACAT is part of the Panicum hallii strain FIL2 chromosome 2, PHallii_v3.1, whole genome shotgun sequence genome and encodes:
- the LOC112882547 gene encoding 3-oxoacyl-[acyl-carrier-protein] synthase II, chloroplastic-like; amino-acid sequence: MAAVATPLCTWLVAACLSAACDSDEHKQKHCCAGGSGAGGDAIFGQGRERRRLGARRRGAARSGMAMAVALQAERSVIEKKKPDIKQRRVVVTGMGVVTPLGHDPDVFYNNLLDGVSGISEIERFDCSNFPTRIAGEIKSFSTDGWVAPKLAKRMDKFMLYLITAGKKALENGGLTEELRSELDKTRCGVLIGSAMGGMKVFNDAIEALRVSYKKMNPFCVPFATTNMGSAILAMDLGWMGPNYSISTACATSNFCILNAANHIRRGEADVMLCGGSDAPLIPIGLGGFVACRALSQRNSDPTKASRPWDMDRDGFVMGEGAGVLVLEELEHAKERGAKIYAEFLGGSFTCDAYHMTEPHPEGRGITLCIEKALADAGVAREEINYVNAHATSTQSGDLKEYEAIVRCFGQNPQLRVNSTKSMTGHLIGAAGGIEAVASIQAIRTGWVHPNLNLENPEDIVDVGVLVGPQKERCEVNVALSNSFGFGGHNSSILFAPFK